One window of the Nocardia huaxiensis genome contains the following:
- a CDS encoding sigma-70 family RNA polymerase sigma factor, translated as MLETEDFTARTAPYRRELLAHCYRMLGSVDDAEDLVQETMLRAWRGYPDFQERASMRTWLYRIATNACLNALEHSSRRELQPMPDVLVEPEDSDPAAILIARHDMRLALIALWQHLPPRQRAVLLLRDVLRWKATEVAELLDVTPAAVNSTLQRAHATLANLRTGDEPIAEPDDPATRAVLDSWAAAFESSDTDTLTNLLRAEAVWEMPPIPGRFTGRDSIIRLITTQCPSRNGGARMIPTRANGQPAFALYLNGEAHSIQVLTVTAGGIASVVAFHGFERFEPFGLPKTL; from the coding sequence ATGCTCGAGACCGAAGACTTCACGGCACGTACCGCGCCCTACCGGAGGGAACTGCTCGCACACTGCTATCGCATGCTCGGCTCCGTCGACGACGCCGAGGACCTGGTGCAGGAAACCATGCTGCGCGCCTGGCGCGGCTACCCCGACTTCCAGGAACGCGCCTCGATGCGCACCTGGCTGTACCGCATCGCCACCAATGCCTGCCTCAACGCCCTCGAACACAGCAGCCGGCGAGAACTACAGCCCATGCCGGATGTTCTCGTCGAACCCGAGGACAGCGATCCGGCCGCCATCCTGATTGCCCGGCACGACATGCGACTGGCGCTGATCGCCCTCTGGCAGCACCTGCCGCCGCGGCAGCGCGCAGTACTGCTGCTGCGAGATGTGCTGCGCTGGAAGGCGACAGAGGTCGCCGAACTGCTCGACGTCACCCCGGCCGCGGTCAACAGCACACTGCAGCGCGCACACGCCACCCTCGCGAACCTGCGCACGGGAGACGAACCGATAGCCGAACCGGACGACCCGGCGACAAGAGCAGTACTCGACAGCTGGGCCGCAGCCTTCGAATCCTCGGATACCGACACCCTCACGAACCTGCTGCGCGCAGAGGCGGTCTGGGAAATGCCGCCGATTCCGGGCCGATTCACCGGACGGGACAGCATCATTCGGTTGATCACCACCCAGTGCCCGTCTCGAAATGGCGGGGCGCGAATGATCCCGACGAGAGCCAACGGCCAGCCGGCGTTCGCGCTCTACCTGAACGGAGAAGCGCATTCGATACAGGTACTGACCGTGACGGCCGGCGGCATTGCAAGTGTCGTGGCATTCCACGGATTCGAGCGATTCGAACCCTTCGGGCTGCCGAAAACGCTGTAG
- a CDS encoding MFS transporter gives MDTSTVSRAAQRWVLALGAVASMMAALDTLVVATALGTIREDLGASLATLEWTVNGYNLSFAVLLITAVVLGDRFGRRRMFAVGLGVFVAGSAACATAGSVGVLIAARVVQGVGAALIMSLALTLVSVAFPAERRGWAIGVLEGVTGLAVACGPVIGGAIAEGLSWQWIFWVNVPLGLLAIPLVLTRIPESHGTDTTLDGGGLLLVTGGALGVVWGLVRGNIAGWSSPEVVLTLGGGFGLIIAFAFWESRTRTPMFPVRMFTSRGFAAGNTAIFLTFAALFGAVFFYAQFMQLVFHYRPLGAGLCLLPWTLTLFCCAPIAGALADRVGERPIMAVGLLLQAVGMGWVAVIADPGMSYGAVVLPLVLSGVGVSMAIPTAQSAVVGDVEYGAIGKAAGANSMMRELGGVFGIAVVVAVFAGFGGYGSAAYFVAGFVPAVAAGAALSLLGALVALALPGRTAAARRPVEAELTPVLE, from the coding sequence GTGGATACATCGACAGTTTCGCGGGCGGCGCAGCGCTGGGTGCTGGCGCTCGGAGCCGTCGCCTCGATGATGGCGGCGCTGGACACGCTGGTCGTCGCGACCGCGCTCGGCACGATCCGGGAGGATCTGGGTGCCTCGCTGGCGACCCTGGAATGGACGGTGAACGGCTACAACCTGAGTTTCGCGGTGCTGCTGATCACGGCGGTGGTGCTGGGTGACCGCTTCGGCCGGCGACGCATGTTCGCGGTCGGGCTGGGTGTTTTCGTGGCGGGTTCGGCGGCGTGCGCGACGGCCGGGTCGGTGGGTGTGCTCATTGCCGCGCGAGTGGTGCAGGGCGTCGGTGCGGCATTGATCATGAGTTTGGCGTTGACGCTGGTGAGTGTGGCGTTCCCGGCGGAGCGCCGCGGCTGGGCGATCGGGGTTCTGGAGGGTGTCACCGGTTTGGCGGTCGCGTGTGGGCCGGTGATCGGCGGGGCCATTGCGGAGGGTCTGTCGTGGCAGTGGATCTTCTGGGTGAACGTCCCCCTGGGGCTGCTCGCGATTCCCTTGGTGCTGACCAGGATTCCGGAGAGCCACGGCACGGACACCACGCTGGACGGTGGGGGACTGTTGCTGGTCACCGGTGGCGCGCTGGGTGTGGTGTGGGGTCTGGTGCGCGGCAATATCGCGGGCTGGTCGTCGCCGGAGGTCGTGCTGACGCTCGGCGGTGGCTTCGGCCTGATCATCGCGTTCGCCTTTTGGGAATCGCGCACTCGCACACCGATGTTCCCGGTGCGGATGTTCACCTCGCGTGGTTTCGCGGCGGGCAATACCGCGATCTTCCTGACTTTCGCGGCATTGTTCGGCGCGGTGTTCTTCTACGCGCAGTTCATGCAGCTGGTCTTCCACTACAGGCCGCTCGGAGCGGGTCTGTGCCTGTTGCCGTGGACGTTGACGCTGTTCTGCTGTGCGCCGATCGCGGGAGCGCTGGCGGATCGGGTCGGGGAGCGCCCGATCATGGCGGTGGGTCTGCTGTTGCAGGCGGTGGGCATGGGCTGGGTCGCGGTGATCGCGGACCCGGGAATGTCTTACGGCGCTGTGGTTCTGCCGCTGGTGTTGTCGGGAGTCGGGGTGTCCATGGCGATTCCGACGGCGCAGAGCGCGGTGGTCGGCGATGTCGAGTACGGGGCCATCGGGAAGGCGGCCGGGGCCAACAGCATGATGCGTGAGCTGGGCGGGGTCTTCGGAATCGCGGTCGTGGTCGCGGTTTTCGCGGGTTTCGGCGGCTATGGTTCGGCGGCGTATTTCGTAGCGGGCTTCGTCCCGGCGGTGGCGGCGGGTGCGGCGTTGTCCTTGCTCGGTGCGCTGGTCGCTCTGGCCTTGCCGGGCCGGACGGCGGCCGCGCGGAGGCCGGTCGAGGCCGAGCTCACGCCGGTACTCGAGTAG
- the fusA gene encoding elongation factor G — protein MTAVRNLGILAHVDAGKTTVTERMLFLAGEIHKRGEVHDGTTVTDFDPQERERGITISAAAVACEWNGHRLTVIDTPGHVDFSDEVERSLRVLDGAVAVFDAVAGVEPQSESVWRRADRYGVPRIAFVNKMDRAGADFDAAVASIRARLHPAALAVHLPIGAEAGFAGVVDLVRMRALVWESGTVTVSPIPAELEQIARERRRLMEEAVAERHSAALEEFYARPGLSDVTLAAALRELTLSGEIVTVLCGAAYRDIGVETLLDAVVEYLPSPLDRPPVRFEWLCGEPSEPVLTPDPSDPLVALVFKVQGTGSGRRTFVRIYAGTLRKGESVLDVGAGRTERIARIVRVQADRHTEVEQAVAGDIVALIGPKSARAGATLCAPDAPVLLEPPVAAEPVVSVAVEARTSADTERLAVALARLVEEDPSLVVRTDPESGQTLLSGLGELHLEVAVEKIRRDRGIAVSVGRPQVAYRETVLRGVSGLRYRHVKQSGGPGQFAEVVLDVEPLDAAMDFEFGSTVVGGRVPPEYVRAVAAGCRDALAAGPLAGHPVIGVRVTLVDGATHPVDSSERAFRMAGRLALRDALRACEIGVLEPTAEVTVTAPEEDLGAVLGDLAARRARIADSLPRGTEVIVTAIAPLAEMFGYATRLRSRTHGRGTFTARPLGYERAPAR, from the coding sequence ATGACCGCTGTCCGCAATCTGGGCATTCTCGCGCATGTGGATGCCGGGAAGACGACCGTCACGGAGCGAATGCTGTTCCTGGCGGGTGAGATTCACAAGCGGGGCGAGGTGCACGACGGCACCACCGTCACCGATTTCGATCCGCAGGAGCGGGAGCGCGGGATCACCATCTCCGCCGCGGCGGTCGCGTGCGAGTGGAATGGGCACCGGCTCACGGTGATCGACACTCCCGGGCACGTGGATTTCTCCGACGAGGTGGAACGCTCGCTGCGCGTGCTGGACGGCGCGGTGGCCGTATTCGACGCGGTGGCGGGCGTAGAGCCGCAGAGCGAGTCGGTGTGGCGGCGGGCGGATCGCTACGGCGTGCCGCGGATCGCGTTCGTGAACAAGATGGACCGGGCCGGAGCGGATTTCGATGCGGCGGTGGCCTCCATCCGGGCGCGATTGCATCCGGCCGCGCTGGCGGTGCACCTGCCGATCGGCGCGGAGGCGGGCTTCGCCGGCGTGGTGGATCTGGTGCGCATGCGCGCGCTGGTCTGGGAGTCGGGGACGGTCACCGTGAGCCCGATCCCGGCTGAGCTCGAGCAGATCGCCCGCGAGCGTCGCCGCCTGATGGAAGAGGCTGTGGCGGAACGGCATTCGGCCGCGTTGGAGGAGTTCTACGCGCGGCCGGGACTGTCGGACGTCACGTTGGCGGCGGCGCTGCGCGAGCTGACCCTGTCCGGGGAGATCGTGACGGTGCTCTGTGGTGCGGCCTACCGGGACATCGGTGTGGAGACCTTGCTGGACGCGGTGGTCGAGTACCTGCCCTCGCCGCTGGATCGCCCGCCGGTGCGGTTCGAATGGCTGTGTGGTGAGCCCAGCGAACCCGTGCTCACTCCCGATCCCTCGGACCCGTTGGTGGCCTTGGTTTTCAAGGTGCAGGGCACGGGCTCCGGCCGGCGCACGTTCGTCCGGATCTATGCGGGCACGCTGCGCAAGGGGGAGTCCGTCCTCGACGTCGGCGCGGGCCGCACCGAGCGGATCGCCCGGATCGTCCGGGTACAGGCGGACCGGCACACCGAGGTGGAGCAGGCCGTGGCCGGTGACATCGTGGCGCTCATCGGGCCGAAGTCGGCGCGGGCCGGTGCGACGCTGTGTGCGCCGGACGCTCCGGTGCTGTTGGAGCCGCCGGTTGCCGCCGAACCGGTGGTTTCGGTTGCGGTGGAGGCTCGAACGTCCGCCGACACCGAACGCCTGGCCGTCGCGCTGGCTCGCCTGGTGGAGGAGGATCCGTCGCTGGTCGTCCGCACCGACCCGGAGTCCGGGCAGACGCTGCTGTCCGGCCTGGGCGAACTGCATCTCGAGGTGGCGGTGGAGAAGATCCGCCGGGACCGTGGGATCGCGGTCTCGGTCGGTCGTCCGCAGGTGGCGTACCGGGAGACGGTGCTGCGCGGGGTGTCGGGGCTACGGTACCGGCACGTCAAGCAGTCCGGTGGCCCGGGCCAGTTCGCGGAGGTCGTGCTCGATGTCGAACCACTCGATGCCGCAATGGATTTCGAGTTCGGTTCGACCGTCGTCGGTGGCCGGGTGCCGCCCGAGTACGTGCGGGCGGTGGCGGCTGGTTGCCGGGATGCCCTGGCGGCCGGGCCGCTCGCCGGTCATCCGGTGATCGGGGTGCGGGTGACCCTCGTCGACGGCGCGACCCATCCGGTCGATTCGTCGGAGCGGGCCTTCCGGATGGCGGGCCGGCTCGCGTTGCGGGATGCCTTGCGGGCGTGTGAGATCGGCGTGCTCGAGCCGACGGCCGAGGTCACGGTCACCGCGCCGGAGGAGGATCTGGGCGCGGTGCTCGGTGATCTCGCGGCCCGCCGCGCCCGGATCGCGGACTCCCTGCCCCGGGGTACCGAGGTGATCGTCACAGCGATCGCCCCGCTGGCCGAAATGTTCGGCTACGCAACGCGTTTGCGCAGCCGGACGCACGGACGCGGTACCTTCACCGCCCGCCCGCTCGGCTACGAGCGGGCACCGGCTCGCTGA
- a CDS encoding GNAT family N-acetyltransferase — protein sequence MFCDLALGARVESVEVELIATSSTAARARTSSGFTIPLAGGVASFTEPDSPLNKVAGLGFAGIPTEAELDEIERRYAACDAPVQIELAHIADPALGELLTARGYRLINFENVLGLPLKTAPERITPTGVDIRPSGDDEFDLWIDTVAEGFATPDTQGIASHEEFPRDVIARAVRDLTSAAGVTRYLAIRNGEVAGAASMRISQGVAQLTGAATLPEHRRHGIQTALLSARLTEAAAAGCDIAVVTTQPASKSQQNVQRRGFDFLYTRAILVKD from the coding sequence TTGTTCTGCGATCTCGCACTCGGCGCGCGCGTCGAGAGCGTCGAGGTCGAACTCATCGCCACCAGCAGCACGGCCGCCCGCGCCCGGACCTCGAGTGGATTCACCATCCCCCTCGCCGGTGGCGTCGCCTCTTTCACCGAACCGGACTCACCCCTCAACAAAGTGGCAGGACTCGGATTCGCGGGCATCCCCACCGAAGCAGAACTCGACGAGATCGAACGGCGCTACGCCGCCTGCGATGCCCCAGTCCAGATAGAACTCGCCCACATCGCCGACCCCGCCCTCGGTGAACTCCTCACCGCGCGCGGATACCGGCTCATCAACTTCGAGAACGTCCTCGGCCTGCCGCTGAAAACCGCACCCGAGCGCATCACCCCCACCGGCGTCGACATCCGCCCCAGCGGCGACGACGAATTCGATCTCTGGATCGACACCGTCGCCGAAGGCTTCGCCACCCCCGACACCCAGGGCATCGCCTCCCACGAGGAATTCCCGCGCGACGTCATCGCGCGCGCCGTCCGCGACCTCACCTCCGCCGCGGGGGTGACCCGCTATCTCGCCATCCGCAACGGCGAAGTCGCGGGCGCGGCCAGCATGCGCATCTCACAGGGCGTAGCCCAACTCACCGGTGCCGCAACCCTTCCCGAGCACCGCCGCCACGGCATTCAAACCGCCCTGCTCTCCGCCCGCCTCACCGAAGCGGCAGCAGCGGGCTGCGACATCGCCGTGGTGACCACCCAGCCCGCCTCCAAGTCACAACAGAACGTGCAACGCCGCGGCTTCGACTTCCTTTACACCAGAGCAATTCTCGTAAAGGACTGA
- a CDS encoding HAD family hydrolase has product MAEDHPTGRSGGLVVGFDLDMTLIDSRPGIAAVWDAVAAETGVPIDSALVVSRLGPPLATEAAAWFPPDRVDEVVALYRRLYPGLAIEPTSHLPGVVDAIAAVHKAGGKVLVITAKNGPHAQLHVDHLGLEVDDLVGGVWAEEKGAVLREHGASIYVGDHLGDVRGAKFAGATAVAVTTGPYAAEELSAEGADVVLQELTEFPAWLENHLATA; this is encoded by the coding sequence GTGGCTGAAGATCATCCGACCGGTCGTTCCGGCGGCCTCGTCGTCGGGTTCGACCTGGACATGACATTGATCGATTCGCGGCCTGGGATTGCCGCGGTCTGGGATGCGGTGGCGGCCGAGACCGGCGTGCCGATCGATTCCGCCCTCGTGGTGTCGCGCCTGGGTCCGCCGCTGGCGACGGAGGCCGCCGCGTGGTTCCCGCCGGACCGGGTGGACGAGGTGGTGGCGTTGTATCGGCGGCTCTATCCGGGCCTGGCCATCGAGCCGACCAGTCATTTGCCCGGCGTGGTCGATGCGATTGCCGCCGTGCACAAGGCGGGCGGCAAGGTGCTGGTCATCACGGCCAAGAACGGCCCGCACGCGCAATTGCACGTCGACCATCTCGGACTCGAGGTGGACGATCTGGTCGGTGGAGTGTGGGCCGAGGAGAAAGGCGCCGTGCTGCGTGAACACGGTGCTTCCATCTACGTGGGCGATCACCTGGGCGATGTGCGCGGTGCGAAATTCGCCGGCGCGACAGCCGTCGCGGTGACCACCGGACCGTATGCGGCGGAAGAGCTTTCGGCCGAGGGTGCGGATGTGGTGTTGCAGGAGCTCACCGAATTTCCGGCTTGGCTCGAAAACCATCTCGCCACAGCCTGA
- a CDS encoding TetR/AcrR family transcriptional regulator: protein MSQETNAGRMYAGQPVEDRQRQRRARFLESGLTVFARDGYANSSVGAICKDAGLSSRQFYEEFTGRESLLLELYEQIDRESRDAVSATIAERSDAAAIDIIDAAVRAYIESIGRDPRKARVALVEVVGAGPKVEKFRLELRRAWGALLASAAEDAAMHGEIPPGDYEMRVLAIIGAVNYVVDAWSGSEPRPPLDDVISVLRRIIMGAVSA from the coding sequence ATGTCTCAGGAAACGAACGCGGGAAGAATGTACGCCGGGCAGCCCGTAGAAGACCGGCAGCGGCAGCGTCGTGCGCGTTTTCTGGAGTCCGGGCTGACGGTGTTCGCACGCGACGGATACGCCAACAGCTCCGTCGGCGCCATCTGCAAGGACGCCGGACTCTCCTCACGGCAGTTCTACGAAGAGTTCACCGGGCGCGAATCACTGCTCCTCGAACTCTACGAACAGATCGACCGTGAATCGCGGGATGCCGTGTCGGCCACCATCGCCGAACGCTCCGACGCCGCAGCCATCGACATCATCGACGCCGCCGTACGCGCCTACATCGAGTCCATCGGACGAGATCCGCGCAAGGCGCGCGTCGCCCTCGTGGAAGTCGTCGGCGCCGGGCCGAAGGTGGAGAAGTTCCGCCTGGAGCTGCGCCGCGCCTGGGGCGCACTACTCGCCAGCGCCGCGGAGGATGCCGCCATGCACGGCGAAATCCCGCCCGGCGACTACGAGATGCGGGTCCTGGCCATCATCGGCGCCGTCAACTACGTCGTGGACGCCTGGAGCGGGTCCGAACCGCGGCCGCCGCTGGACGATGTCATCAGCGTGCTGCGCCGCATCATCATGGGCGCGGTCAGCGCCTGA
- a CDS encoding alpha/beta fold hydrolase, giving the protein METVPIQMPDGATVPVRLIPATGAHRHPITPDAPRPVVVIMPGLGVPGEFYSLFGKPLAARGFDVALLEMRGNGDSRPKPSPKSAYGYQELVSVDFPAMFEVVRERFPQSTPYVLGHSMGGQLGVMYASRIRGRLGGLILVASGTPYHGGYRGLAAPAFLFGSAAISLTANLAGFWPGDKITAGGFGRQSKVLISDWARLARTGRFEPAGADIDYEERIARLKLPVLSITLAGDDLTPPGSAQHLLDKLPNAKITTWHNPQRLGHNGWISDPDSTLDYVEKWLRDR; this is encoded by the coding sequence ATGGAGACTGTGCCGATTCAGATGCCGGACGGCGCCACGGTGCCGGTGCGGTTGATTCCGGCCACGGGGGCGCATCGGCATCCGATCACGCCGGACGCGCCTCGGCCGGTCGTGGTGATCATGCCGGGGCTGGGGGTGCCGGGGGAGTTCTACTCGCTGTTCGGGAAGCCTCTCGCCGCACGCGGATTCGATGTGGCGCTGCTGGAGATGCGCGGCAATGGCGACAGCCGGCCCAAGCCGAGCCCCAAGAGTGCATACGGGTACCAGGAATTGGTGTCGGTGGATTTTCCGGCCATGTTCGAGGTGGTGCGGGAACGGTTTCCGCAGAGCACGCCGTACGTGTTGGGCCACAGTATGGGTGGGCAGCTCGGGGTCATGTACGCCTCGCGTATCCGGGGGCGGCTCGGCGGGCTCATACTCGTCGCGTCCGGCACCCCCTATCACGGCGGCTATCGCGGTTTGGCCGCACCGGCGTTCCTGTTCGGCAGCGCCGCAATCTCGTTGACCGCCAATCTCGCCGGATTCTGGCCGGGCGACAAGATCACGGCCGGTGGTTTCGGGCGGCAGTCGAAGGTGCTCATTTCCGATTGGGCGCGTCTGGCTCGCACCGGCCGGTTCGAACCCGCCGGAGCGGATATCGACTACGAGGAGCGCATCGCGCGGCTGAAACTGCCGGTCCTGTCGATCACCCTCGCCGGTGACGACCTGACCCCGCCCGGTTCGGCGCAGCACCTGCTCGACAAGCTGCCGAACGCCAAGATCACCACGTGGCACAACCCGCAGCGGCTCGGCCACAACGGTTGGATCAGCGACCCCGATTCCACCCTCGACTACGTCGAAAAGTGGCTCCGGGATCGCTGA
- a CDS encoding prolyl oligopeptidase family serine peptidase — MSVVDESVTDPYLWLEEVTSDRALDWARAHNDVVVERFAASDRFGDLESRILAMLDTDTRIAYPGRRGRWLYNFWRDAEHPKGLWRRTTFAEYAKDEPAWEVLIDVDALAAAEDENWVWGGAAVLRPEQRRALISLSRGGADAKVVREFDIEAKAFVEPADGGFHLPEAKSEIRWIDIDTVYVGTDFGDGSLTDSGYPRIAKRWKRGTPLTDAETVFEGELSDVAVSAGYDRTPGYERHFVGRATDFFNEEVFLLEADGTLRLIDVPSDASESWYKDWLLVRLKSPWGVNGHTYPAGALLAANFEEFLTGARDFEVLFTPDEHTALHGYGWTENHLLLITLEDVQTGLHVLTPGSDGWTREPLADAPRMASTSVMNLDPLEGGDEFMLTTSGFTSPTTLLSSSVGGATELLKQEPEFFDAAGVETEQFFARSDDGTMVPYFVIRHRDRKGTPGPTIMSGYGGFEVSRTPAYSGASGMGWLEQGGTWVMTNIRGGGEYGPEWHTAVQKANRHKVYEDFSAIARDLVARGITTADQLGAVGGSNGGLLMGVMLTRYPELFGAIVCQVPLLDMKRYHLLLAGASWVAEYGDPDKPEEWDYISKYSPYQNTSATAQYPPILLTTSTRDDRVHPGHARKMAALLESQGHPVWYHENIEGGHGGAADNKQSAFQAALIYEFFTQTLIDRTTP, encoded by the coding sequence ATGAGCGTCGTTGACGAGAGCGTGACGGATCCCTACCTCTGGCTCGAAGAGGTCACCAGCGACCGCGCCCTGGATTGGGCGCGCGCACACAATGACGTGGTCGTGGAGCGTTTCGCCGCCTCCGACCGCTTCGGTGACCTGGAATCACGCATTCTCGCCATGCTCGACACCGACACCCGCATCGCCTATCCGGGCCGGCGCGGCCGCTGGCTCTACAACTTCTGGCGCGACGCCGAACACCCCAAGGGCCTGTGGCGGCGCACCACATTCGCCGAATACGCCAAGGACGAACCGGCGTGGGAGGTGCTGATCGATGTGGACGCGCTGGCCGCCGCCGAGGACGAGAACTGGGTGTGGGGCGGCGCGGCGGTGCTGCGGCCGGAGCAGCGGCGGGCACTGATCTCACTGTCCCGCGGCGGCGCGGACGCCAAGGTGGTGCGCGAATTCGACATCGAGGCAAAGGCTTTCGTCGAACCAGCAGATGGCGGCTTCCATCTTCCGGAGGCCAAGTCGGAGATTCGCTGGATCGATATCGACACCGTCTATGTCGGAACGGATTTCGGTGACGGCTCGCTCACCGATTCCGGCTACCCGCGAATCGCCAAGCGCTGGAAGCGCGGAACCCCGCTCACCGACGCGGAGACCGTGTTCGAGGGTGAGCTGTCGGATGTGGCGGTGTCGGCCGGTTACGACCGAACCCCCGGCTACGAGCGGCATTTCGTGGGCCGCGCCACCGACTTCTTCAATGAGGAGGTGTTCCTGCTGGAGGCGGACGGCACGCTGCGGCTGATCGACGTGCCCTCCGACGCCTCCGAATCCTGGTACAAGGACTGGCTGCTGGTGCGCCTGAAGTCCCCGTGGGGGGTGAACGGCCACACCTATCCGGCGGGCGCGCTGCTGGCCGCGAACTTCGAGGAATTCCTCACCGGCGCACGCGATTTCGAGGTGCTGTTCACCCCGGACGAGCACACCGCCCTGCACGGCTACGGCTGGACCGAGAACCACCTGCTGCTCATCACCCTCGAGGATGTGCAGACCGGCCTGCACGTGCTCACCCCCGGCTCGGACGGCTGGACCCGCGAACCCCTCGCCGACGCCCCGCGCATGGCGAGCACCAGCGTCATGAACCTGGATCCGCTCGAGGGCGGTGACGAATTCATGCTCACCACAAGCGGTTTCACCTCTCCCACCACACTGCTGTCCAGCTCGGTGGGCGGTGCGACGGAGCTGCTCAAGCAGGAGCCGGAGTTCTTCGACGCCGCCGGCGTGGAAACCGAGCAGTTCTTCGCCCGCTCCGACGACGGCACCATGGTGCCCTACTTCGTGATTCGCCACCGCGACCGCAAGGGCACCCCCGGCCCCACCATCATGTCCGGCTACGGCGGTTTCGAGGTGTCCCGCACGCCCGCCTACAGCGGCGCGTCCGGCATGGGCTGGCTGGAGCAGGGCGGCACCTGGGTCATGACCAATATTCGCGGCGGCGGCGAATACGGACCCGAGTGGCACACCGCCGTGCAGAAGGCCAACCGCCACAAGGTGTACGAGGACTTCTCCGCCATCGCCCGGGACCTGGTCGCGCGCGGCATCACCACCGCGGATCAGCTCGGCGCGGTCGGCGGCAGCAATGGCGGCCTGCTCATGGGCGTCATGCTCACCCGCTATCCGGAACTGTTCGGCGCGATCGTCTGCCAGGTGCCGCTGCTGGACATGAAGCGCTACCACCTGCTGCTCGCGGGCGCTTCCTGGGTCGCCGAGTACGGCGACCCCGACAAGCCGGAGGAGTGGGACTACATCTCCAAGTACTCCCCGTACCAGAACACCAGCGCCACAGCGCAATACCCGCCCATCCTGCTCACCACGTCCACCCGCGACGACCGCGTGCACCCCGGCCACGCCCGCAAGATGGCCGCGCTCCTGGAGTCCCAGGGCCACCCGGTCTGGTACCACGAGAACATCGAAGGCGGCCACGGCGGCGCAGCCGACAACAAACAGTCCGCCTTCCAGGCCGCGCTGATCTACGAATTCTTCACGCAAACCCTGATCGACCGCACCACGCCGTAG
- a CDS encoding zinc-binding dehydrogenase: MRCGIDSTILLTSADTAPDYPLCRGPARQHRFDGVGSDHLRVAVEQIRQGGRIALVGAISGYNGRTAAAGPDLYLAATKEVTLRGMLVTSYLGSFGEYLGQAAGWLADGALRTRETVYEGLAQAPAAFLGVLSGANTGKMLVRLG; this comes from the coding sequence ATGCGATGCGGCATCGACTCGACAATCCTACTGACCAGTGCGGATACCGCCCCTGACTACCCTCTATGCCGTGGACCCGCTCGACAACACCGTTTCGACGGCGTCGGCAGCGACCACCTGCGGGTCGCCGTCGAGCAGATCCGGCAGGGCGGGCGTATCGCGCTCGTCGGCGCGATCAGCGGATACAACGGCAGGACCGCCGCGGCGGGACCGGATCTGTATCTGGCCGCAACGAAGGAGGTCACCCTGCGCGGCATGCTCGTCACCAGCTACCTCGGGTCCTTCGGCGAGTACCTCGGCCAGGCGGCGGGCTGGCTGGCCGACGGCGCGCTGCGCACCCGCGAAACCGTGTACGAGGGCTTGGCTCAGGCTCCGGCCGCCTTCCTGGGTGTGCTGTCGGGCGCGAACACCGGCAAGATGCTGGTGCGCCTCGGCTGA
- a CDS encoding dipeptidase: MAQSGRPRIWEQHCCLPLLPTADIRELARYPVGSYMSVNVGYSHESTADSLALLHRFRRDALADGRFHLVERYSDIEVEGRIALAFDLEDSGPLGGNLDNVKMFYDLGVRSLLPTYNHANPAGCGCLDIDDTGLTGYGRDLVRELNAVGMFADGTHCSPRTGLDIAAVTSVPMIYSHSNFAALWEHPRNISDDQARACAETGGVIGINGVGIFLGRNGVDERAGRLEAMADHIVYGAELVGIEHIGVGSDFSFDGDQFNAEIAENPDTFSEDYTKWGPLQWTPPEDLFGDNEIPTLDEVLARRGFSEAERAAVLRGNFARVAREVWRD, from the coding sequence TTGGCGCAGTCGGGTCGCCCCCGGATCTGGGAACAGCACTGCTGTTTGCCGCTGCTGCCGACCGCTGATATTCGTGAGCTGGCGCGTTATCCGGTCGGGTCCTACATGTCGGTCAATGTCGGGTACTCGCACGAATCCACTGCGGACTCGCTCGCGCTGCTGCACCGGTTCCGCCGGGATGCGTTGGCGGACGGTCGTTTTCACCTGGTGGAAAGGTATTCCGATATCGAGGTGGAGGGGCGCATCGCGTTGGCCTTCGATCTCGAGGACTCCGGCCCGCTCGGCGGCAACCTCGACAACGTCAAGATGTTCTACGACCTCGGCGTGCGCTCTCTGCTGCCGACCTACAACCATGCCAATCCGGCGGGTTGCGGGTGTCTGGACATCGACGACACCGGTCTCACCGGGTACGGGCGTGATCTGGTGCGGGAGTTGAATGCGGTGGGCATGTTCGCCGACGGCACGCACTGCTCCCCGCGCACGGGGCTGGACATCGCGGCCGTCACCAGCGTGCCGATGATCTACAGCCACTCGAATTTCGCTGCGCTGTGGGAACATCCGCGCAATATCAGCGACGATCAGGCGCGCGCGTGTGCCGAGACCGGCGGCGTCATCGGCATCAATGGGGTGGGAATCTTCTTGGGCCGCAACGGTGTAGATGAGCGCGCCGGACGCCTAGAGGCCATGGCCGATCACATTGTCTACGGGGCCGAGCTGGTGGGCATCGAGCACATCGGCGTCGGCTCGGACTTCTCCTTCGACGGCGATCAGTTCAATGCGGAGATCGCCGAGAATCCGGACACCTTCTCCGAGGATTACACGAAGTGGGGCCCACTGCAGTGGACCCCGCCCGAGGATCTGTTCGGCGACAATGAGATTCCTACCCTGGACGAGGTGCTCGCCCGGCGCGGATTCTCCGAGGCCGAGCGCGCCGCCGTCCTGCGCGGAAATTTCGCCCGCGTGGCCCGCGAGGTCTGGCGGGACTGA